Proteins found in one Triticum urartu cultivar G1812 chromosome 4, Tu2.1, whole genome shotgun sequence genomic segment:
- the LOC125551363 gene encoding GTPase Der isoform X2 has product MAMPSTSYFSRPPIVHPTSKTPNPPRLLPLVSGAAAPRPLLPSFAPPAPGRGLRTAAAQQPAYENGEEEEDGEEDEEYYSEEEDEEELDVEAMEEEARRAAADLAAHLDRELRLDGDVREKRRTMRDKTSTSKHIPDSKLPKVAVIGRPNVGKSALFNRLVGGNRAIVVDEPGVTRDRLYGRSYWGDQEFMVIDTGGVITLSKSQAGVMEELAITTTVGMDGIPMASREAAIARMPSMIEKQAVAAVEEAAVLLFLVDGQAGLVAADIEIADWLRRNFSHKCIILAVNKCESPRKGQMQALEFWSLGFTPLPISAITGTGTGELLDMVCSELKKFEVLEELDDVEEDENHVPAISIVGRPNVGKSSILNALVGEDRTIVSPVSGTTRDAIDTELTIKDGQKYKLIDTAGIRRRAAVASAGSTTETLSVKRAFSAIRRSDVVALVIEAMACVSEQDYKIAERIEKEGKACVIVVNKWDTIPNKNNESTTHYEQDVREKLRVLDWAPIVYCSAINGNSVEKIISAASLVEEERSRRLGTSILNQVVREAVAFKAPPRTRGGKRGRVYYTTQAAVRPPTFVLFVNDAKLFPEPYRRYMHKQLRSDAGFPGTPIRLLWRSRKRTDRQQRRSNTEARSALVALS; this is encoded by the exons ATGGCCATGCCCTCCACTTCTTACTTCTCGCGGCCGCCTATCGTGCACCCCACCTCCAAAACTCCGAACCCTCCCCGACTGCTGCCGCTCGTCTCCGGGGCTGCTGCCCCTCGCCCGCTGCTGCCCTCCTTCGCTCCGCCCGCGCCCGGTCGCGGGCTCCGGACCGCCGCCGCCCAACAACCCGCCTACGAAAatggagaggaggaagaagatggggAGGAGGATGAGGAGTATTACAgcgaggaggaggatgaagaggAATTGGACGTGGAGGCGATGGAGGAAGAggcgcgccgcgccgccgccgacctcgccgCGCACCTCGACCGCGAGCTCCGCCTCG ATGGTGATGTTCGGGAGAAAAGAAGAACCATGAGGGATAAGACATCAACATCTAAACAT ATCCCAGACAGTAAGCTTCCAAAGGTGGCTGTTATTGGTAGACCTAATGTGGGTAAATCTGCACTATTCAATCGGCTTGTCGGG GGCAACAGGGCTATCGTTGTTGATGAACCTGGTGTAACAAGGGATCGTTTGTATGGACGATCTTATTGGGGTGATCAAGAGTTTATGGTTATTGATACTGGGGGTGTGATTACTCTATCGAAGTCTCAAGCAGGTGTAATGGAAGAACTTGCCATTACAACTACTGTTGGTATGGATGGGATTCCAATGGCCTCTCGAGAAGCTGCTATTGCTAGGATGCCATCAATGATTGAGAAGCAAGCTGTTGCTGCTGTTGAAGAAGCAGCTGTCCTTCTTTTCCTTGTGGATGGTCAG GCTGGGCTTGTGGCAGCTGATATAGAAATTGCTGATTGGTTACGTCGCAACTTCTCACACAAGTGCATCATACTTGCTGTAAACAAGTGTGAATCACCACGGAAAGGGCAAATGCAAGCATTAGAATTTTGGTCATTAGG GTTTACACCTTTACCAATATCTGCTATTACTGGCACTGGAACTGGAGAGCTCCTGGATATGGTCTGTTCGGAGCTGAAAAAGTTCGAG GTACTAGAAGAATTGgatgatgttgaagaagacgaAAACCATGTCCCTGCTATTTCTATTGTTGGAAGACCAAATGTTGGGAAAAGTAGCATTCTAAATGCTTTGGTTGGAGAAGATAGAACTATTGTGAGCCCAGTTAGTGGTACCACCCGTGATGCCATTGATACTGAGTTAACCATAAAGGATGGGCAG AAATACAAACTCATCGATACGGCTGGCATCCGACGGAGAGCAGCAGTTGCTTCTGCTGGCAGCACAACTGAAACACTTTCAGTAAAACGTGCATTTAGTGCAATTCGTCGATCTGATGTAGTTGCCCTTGTTATTGAAGCGATGGCCTGTGTCTCGGAGCAG GATTATAAAATTGCAGAAAGGATTGAGAAAGAGGGAAAGGCATGTGTCATTGTTGTGAACAAGTGGGATACAATCCCAAACAAGAACAATGAGAGTACTACACATTATGAACAGGATGTAAGAGAGAAGCTTCGTGTACTTGACTGGGCACCTATTGTTTACTGTTCTGCGATAAATGGGAACAGCGTTGAGAA GATTATTTCTGCTGCTTCTTTGGTTGAAGAGGAAAGGTCTAGAAGACTTGGCACCTCTATTCTTAACCAAGTGGTTAGAGAAGCTGTAGCATTCAAAGCACCACCACGAACAAGAGGCGGCAAAAGAGGCCGTGTTTATTACACAACACAG GCTGCTGTTCGTCCACCAACATTTGTTCTCTTCGTCAATGACGCAAAACTTTTCCCTGAGCCGTATCGGCGGTACATGCACAAGCAGCTCCGGTCTGATGCTGGATTCCCAGGCACGCCCATTCGCCTACTGTGGCGTAGCAGGAAGCGGACTGATAGGCAACAGAGGAGATCAAATACGGAAGCTCGCAGTGCGCTTGTAGCGTTGAGTTAG
- the LOC125551363 gene encoding GTPase Der isoform X1: MAMPSTSYFSRPPIVHPTSKTPNPPRLLPLVSGAAAPRPLLPSFAPPAPGRGLRTAAAQQPAYENGEEEEDGEEDEEYYSEEEDEEELDVEAMEEEARRAAADLAAHLDRELRLDGDVREKRRTMRDKTSTSKHIPDSKLPKVAVIGRPNVGKSALFNRLVGGNRAIVVDEPGVTRDRLYGRSYWGDQEFMVIDTGGVITLSKSQAGVMEELAITTTVGMDGIPMASREAAIARMPSMIEKQAVAAVEEAAVLLFLVDGQAGLVAADIEIADWLRRNFSHKCIILAVNKCESPRKGQMQALEFWSLGFTPLPISAITGTGTGELLDMVCSELKKFEALQVLEELDDVEEDENHVPAISIVGRPNVGKSSILNALVGEDRTIVSPVSGTTRDAIDTELTIKDGQKYKLIDTAGIRRRAAVASAGSTTETLSVKRAFSAIRRSDVVALVIEAMACVSEQDYKIAERIEKEGKACVIVVNKWDTIPNKNNESTTHYEQDVREKLRVLDWAPIVYCSAINGNSVEKIISAASLVEEERSRRLGTSILNQVVREAVAFKAPPRTRGGKRGRVYYTTQAAVRPPTFVLFVNDAKLFPEPYRRYMHKQLRSDAGFPGTPIRLLWRSRKRTDRQQRRSNTEARSALVALS; the protein is encoded by the exons ATGGCCATGCCCTCCACTTCTTACTTCTCGCGGCCGCCTATCGTGCACCCCACCTCCAAAACTCCGAACCCTCCCCGACTGCTGCCGCTCGTCTCCGGGGCTGCTGCCCCTCGCCCGCTGCTGCCCTCCTTCGCTCCGCCCGCGCCCGGTCGCGGGCTCCGGACCGCCGCCGCCCAACAACCCGCCTACGAAAatggagaggaggaagaagatggggAGGAGGATGAGGAGTATTACAgcgaggaggaggatgaagaggAATTGGACGTGGAGGCGATGGAGGAAGAggcgcgccgcgccgccgccgacctcgccgCGCACCTCGACCGCGAGCTCCGCCTCG ATGGTGATGTTCGGGAGAAAAGAAGAACCATGAGGGATAAGACATCAACATCTAAACAT ATCCCAGACAGTAAGCTTCCAAAGGTGGCTGTTATTGGTAGACCTAATGTGGGTAAATCTGCACTATTCAATCGGCTTGTCGGG GGCAACAGGGCTATCGTTGTTGATGAACCTGGTGTAACAAGGGATCGTTTGTATGGACGATCTTATTGGGGTGATCAAGAGTTTATGGTTATTGATACTGGGGGTGTGATTACTCTATCGAAGTCTCAAGCAGGTGTAATGGAAGAACTTGCCATTACAACTACTGTTGGTATGGATGGGATTCCAATGGCCTCTCGAGAAGCTGCTATTGCTAGGATGCCATCAATGATTGAGAAGCAAGCTGTTGCTGCTGTTGAAGAAGCAGCTGTCCTTCTTTTCCTTGTGGATGGTCAG GCTGGGCTTGTGGCAGCTGATATAGAAATTGCTGATTGGTTACGTCGCAACTTCTCACACAAGTGCATCATACTTGCTGTAAACAAGTGTGAATCACCACGGAAAGGGCAAATGCAAGCATTAGAATTTTGGTCATTAGG GTTTACACCTTTACCAATATCTGCTATTACTGGCACTGGAACTGGAGAGCTCCTGGATATGGTCTGTTCGGAGCTGAAAAAGTTCGAG GCATTACAGGTACTAGAAGAATTGgatgatgttgaagaagacgaAAACCATGTCCCTGCTATTTCTATTGTTGGAAGACCAAATGTTGGGAAAAGTAGCATTCTAAATGCTTTGGTTGGAGAAGATAGAACTATTGTGAGCCCAGTTAGTGGTACCACCCGTGATGCCATTGATACTGAGTTAACCATAAAGGATGGGCAG AAATACAAACTCATCGATACGGCTGGCATCCGACGGAGAGCAGCAGTTGCTTCTGCTGGCAGCACAACTGAAACACTTTCAGTAAAACGTGCATTTAGTGCAATTCGTCGATCTGATGTAGTTGCCCTTGTTATTGAAGCGATGGCCTGTGTCTCGGAGCAG GATTATAAAATTGCAGAAAGGATTGAGAAAGAGGGAAAGGCATGTGTCATTGTTGTGAACAAGTGGGATACAATCCCAAACAAGAACAATGAGAGTACTACACATTATGAACAGGATGTAAGAGAGAAGCTTCGTGTACTTGACTGGGCACCTATTGTTTACTGTTCTGCGATAAATGGGAACAGCGTTGAGAA GATTATTTCTGCTGCTTCTTTGGTTGAAGAGGAAAGGTCTAGAAGACTTGGCACCTCTATTCTTAACCAAGTGGTTAGAGAAGCTGTAGCATTCAAAGCACCACCACGAACAAGAGGCGGCAAAAGAGGCCGTGTTTATTACACAACACAG GCTGCTGTTCGTCCACCAACATTTGTTCTCTTCGTCAATGACGCAAAACTTTTCCCTGAGCCGTATCGGCGGTACATGCACAAGCAGCTCCGGTCTGATGCTGGATTCCCAGGCACGCCCATTCGCCTACTGTGGCGTAGCAGGAAGCGGACTGATAGGCAACAGAGGAGATCAAATACGGAAGCTCGCAGTGCGCTTGTAGCGTTGAGTTAG